In Manis pentadactyla isolate mManPen7 chromosome 3, mManPen7.hap1, whole genome shotgun sequence, a single window of DNA contains:
- the LOC130683036 gene encoding olfactory receptor 1J4-like, translated as MRPENQSSVSEFLLLGLPVPLEQQGMLFALFLGMYLTTVLGNLLIILLVRLDSRLHTPMYFFLSHLALSDVSLSSITVPKMLMNMQTQCLSITYCGCISQVYFIVLFGSLDSFLLAVMAYDRYVAICHPLHYTSIMRDEVCILLVVGCWLSSCAQALLHTLLANQLSFCAGTTIPHFFCDLAAVLKSSCSDTSLNEQLLFAEGGLVFLVSVSGILGSYTRMAVIILKVPSLKRISKALSTCGSHLFVVFLYYGTIAGVYFFSPSSKFKEKDVIASVLYMMVTPMLNPFIYSLRNNDMKCALQKIFRTKDTPRIKSIPL; from the coding sequence ATGAGGCCTGAGAACCAGAGCAGCGTGTCcgagttcctcctcctggggctCCCCGTCCCCCTGGAGCAGCAGGGCATGCTCTTCGCCCTGTTCCTGGGCATGTACCTGACCACAGtgctggggaacctgctcatcatcctgctCGTCAGGCTGGACTCgcgcctccacacccccatgtacttcttcctcagccaCCTGGCCCTGTCTGACGTCTCCCTTTCATCCATCACTGTCCCAAAGATGCTGATGAACATGCAGACTCAATGCCTGTCTATCACCTATTGCGGGTGCATTTCGCAGGTGTATTTCATTGTATTGTTTGGTTCTCTTGATAGCTTTCTCCTCGCAGTGATGGCATATGACAGGtatgtggccatctgtcaccCTCTCCACTACACCAGCATCATGAGGGACGAGGTGTGTATCCTCCTTGTGGTTGGGTGCTGGCTCTCCTCCTGTGCCCAGGCTCTCCTGCACACCCTCCTTGCGAACCAGCTGTCCTTCTGTGCAGGGACGACCATTCCGCACTTCTTTTGTGATCTTGCTGCTGTGCTCAAGTCCTCCTGCTCAGACACCTCCCTCAACGAACAGCTTCTCTTTGCTGAAGGTGGACTGGTTTTCCTCGTGTCGGTGAGTGGGATCCTAGGATCATATACCCGCATGGCAGTCATCATCCTGAAGGTCCCCTCCCTCAAAAGAATCTCTAAAGCCTTGTCTACATGTGGCTCCCACCTCTTCGTTGTTTTTTTATACTATGGGACGATTGCAGGTGTTTACTTTTTCTCCCCCTCCAGCAAGTTCAAAGAGAAGGACGTCATTGCCTCAGTGTTGTATATGATGGTCACCCCtatgctgaaccccttcatctacagcctgaggaataaCGATATGAAATGTGCTCTTCAGAAAATTTTCAGAACCAAGGACACCCCAAGGATTAAATCAATCCCACTGTAA
- the LOC130683039 gene encoding olfactory receptor 1J1-like, whose product MGPENQSSVSEFLLLGLPVPLEHQGVLFALFLGMYLTTVLRNLLIILLVRLDSRLHTPMYFLLSHLALSDVSFASITVPKMLMNMQRQCRSITYSGCISQVYFYIFFACLDSFLLTVMAYDRYVAICHPLHYTSIMRDEVCILLVVGCWLFSFARALMHTLLMNHLSFCAGTIIPHFFCDLAVVLKSSCSDTSLNELLILTEGGLVLFLLVSGILGSYIHITIIILKVPSLQKISKVLSTCGSHLSVVLLYYGTIAGVYYFPASGKFEDKNIISSVMYMVVTPMLNPFIYSLRNNDMKRALQKIFRSKNAPWGH is encoded by the coding sequence ATGGGGCCAGAAAACCAGAGCAGCGTGTCcgagttcctcctcctggggctCCCAGTCCCCCTGGAGCATCAGGGTGTGCTCTTCGCCCTGTTCCTGGGCATGTACCTGACCACAGTGCTgaggaacctgctcatcatcctgctCGTCAGGCTGGACTCacgcctccacacccccatgtacttcctcCTCAGCCACCTGGCCCTCTCTGACGTCTCCTTTGCATCCATCACTGTCCCAAAGATGCTGATGAACATGCAGAGGCAGTGCCGATCTATCACATATTCTGGGTGCATTTCACAGgtgtatttctatatattcttTGCTTGTCTAGACAGCTTTCTTCTCACAGTGATGGCCTATGACAGGtatgtggccatctgtcaccCTCTCCACTACACCAGCATCATGAGGGACGAGGTGTGTATCCTCCTTGTGGTTGGGTGCTGGTTGTTTTCTTTTGCCCGGGCTCTGATGCACACCCTCCTTATGAACCACCTGTCCTTCTGTGCAGGGACGATCATTCCCCACTTCTTTTGTGATCTTGCTGTTGTGCTCAAGTCCTCCTGCTCAGACACCTCCCTCAATGAGCTGCTCATCCTCACTGAAGGCGGATTAGTCCTCTTCCTGTTAGTGAGTGGGATCTTAGGCTCATATATCCACATTACAATCATCATCCTGAAGGTCCCCTCCCTCCAAAAAATCTCCAAAGTCTTGTCTACATGTGGCTCTCACCTCTCTGTAGTGCTTTTATACTATGGGACAATTGCAGGTGTTTACTATTTCCCTGCATCAGGGAAGTTTGAAGACAAGAACATAATTTCTTCTGTGATGTACATGGTGgtcacccccatgctgaaccccttcatctacagcctgaggaataaTGATATGAAACGTGCTCTTCAGAAAATATTCAGATCCAAGAATGCCCCCTGGGGTCATTAA